In Blastocatellia bacterium, the following proteins share a genomic window:
- a CDS encoding penicillin acylase family protein, giving the protein NAPGQSGDPTSPHYRDLFELWKDGRYFPVFFSRAKIETVTIRRERLQPLQPTG; this is encoded by the coding sequence GAACGCCCCAGGACAATCGGGCGATCCCACCAGCCCTCACTATCGCGACCTGTTCGAACTCTGGAAAGACGGACGCTATTTCCCCGTCTTCTTCTCTCGCGCTAAGATCGAAACGGTCACCATTCGACGCGAGCGGTTGCAACCGCTTCAGCCGACGGGCTGA
- a CDS encoding serine hydrolase, whose amino-acid sequence MMSDRIVRSVVALFLLGAWCVGPWNVSSRASVEAIQPEASAALTAVLEPFIRHEMADKDLPALSIAVVDDQRLIWARGFGYADPERKIPATPGTVYRVGSVSKLFTAIAIMQWVEQGKLSLDAPITGVLPDFRPKNPFGTPITLRQLLSHRAGLVREPPVGHYFDPTEPTLAATVASLNETELIYPPSARTKYSNAGIAVVGAVLERLSGEPFARYVKRAVLQPLGLSKSSFEPEPELIRDLAKGYMWTYHGRVFEAPTFQLGMAPAGSMYSTVVDLARFLSALFAGGRGVLRPQTLAEMWTPQFAGEASGFGIGFAISRLDGHRRIGHGGAIYGFATELAALPDQKLGVVVVATKDFSNRVVERIADAALRILLAVRENRPLPTLVTTSPVPPEMAERLRGRYRRGEEVVDVIRRGREVYAFLRGLRVRIRQAGGQLIVDDRHAFGTTLELSADGLLINGQKYERIPATRPAPVPPRWRGLIGEYGWDHNVLYILEENGQLYALIEWFFFYPLRELRRDVFQFPARGLYDGEKLTFTRDRRGRATAVSLEGIVFKRRAVGPEEGNVFRITPMRPVEELRREALAATPPVARGATREPELVELIRFDPTLKLDIRYATTNNFLSTPVYSEARAFLQRPAAEALVRAHRKLKAEGLGLLIHDAYRPWYVTKIFWEATPPDKRIFVADPAVGSRHNRGCAIDLTLYDQRTGRAVRMPSVYDEMSDRAYPDYPGGTSLERWHRERLREAMEAEGFIVYPAEWWHFDYKDWEAYPILNLPFDQIPRDDPRRRSRTRN is encoded by the coding sequence ATGATGAGCGATCGAATCGTCCGATCCGTCGTCGCGCTTTTCCTTCTCGGCGCGTGGTGCGTCGGGCCATGGAACGTTAGCTCTAGGGCTTCGGTTGAGGCGATCCAGCCAGAGGCGAGCGCTGCGCTCACGGCTGTTCTCGAGCCGTTCATCCGGCACGAGATGGCCGACAAGGACTTACCGGCGCTCTCGATCGCTGTCGTGGATGATCAGCGGCTGATCTGGGCGCGCGGGTTCGGCTACGCCGATCCGGAGCGGAAAATTCCAGCCACACCGGGGACCGTCTATCGAGTGGGCTCTGTGTCCAAGCTGTTCACTGCCATCGCCATCATGCAATGGGTGGAACAGGGCAAGCTCTCCCTCGACGCGCCGATCACCGGCGTTCTGCCCGATTTTCGACCGAAGAACCCTTTTGGGACGCCGATCACGTTGCGTCAGTTGCTGTCGCATCGTGCCGGACTCGTGCGCGAGCCGCCCGTCGGTCACTACTTTGATCCCACGGAGCCGACGCTCGCGGCGACGGTCGCCAGTTTGAACGAGACCGAACTGATCTATCCGCCGAGCGCGAGGACGAAGTATTCCAATGCCGGCATCGCTGTCGTCGGCGCTGTGCTGGAGCGGCTCTCGGGAGAGCCCTTCGCGCGATACGTGAAGCGAGCCGTGTTGCAGCCGCTCGGCTTGAGCAAAAGTTCGTTCGAGCCGGAGCCGGAGTTGATTCGCGATCTGGCCAAGGGGTATATGTGGACCTATCACGGCCGCGTCTTCGAGGCGCCCACGTTCCAACTCGGCATGGCTCCCGCCGGCAGCATGTATTCGACGGTAGTGGATTTGGCGCGATTCCTCAGCGCTTTGTTCGCTGGAGGTCGCGGCGTGCTCCGACCGCAGACGTTAGCGGAGATGTGGACGCCGCAGTTCGCAGGAGAAGCGTCGGGCTTTGGCATCGGCTTCGCCATCTCGCGACTGGATGGCCATCGGCGCATCGGTCACGGCGGCGCGATCTACGGATTCGCCACCGAATTAGCGGCCTTGCCCGACCAAAAGCTGGGCGTCGTCGTGGTCGCGACGAAAGATTTTTCCAATAGGGTGGTGGAGCGCATCGCCGATGCCGCTCTGCGCATTCTGCTCGCCGTGCGAGAGAATCGGCCGCTTCCGACACTTGTGACGACATCGCCTGTTCCGCCGGAGATGGCCGAGCGACTGCGCGGACGCTACCGTCGAGGAGAAGAGGTCGTTGATGTGATTCGGCGAGGCCGCGAGGTGTATGCCTTCCTCAGAGGGCTCCGGGTGAGGATCCGGCAAGCCGGTGGTCAATTGATCGTGGACGACCGACACGCCTTCGGCACTACGCTCGAGTTGAGCGCCGATGGCTTGCTCATCAACGGGCAGAAATACGAGCGCATTCCCGCGACACGACCGGCTCCGGTTCCCCCCCGTTGGCGCGGACTCATCGGCGAATACGGCTGGGATCACAACGTCCTCTACATTTTGGAGGAGAACGGGCAGCTCTACGCCCTCATCGAGTGGTTCTTCTTCTATCCCCTGCGGGAACTGCGCCGCGATGTCTTTCAGTTTCCCGCCCGAGGCCTCTATGACGGCGAGAAATTAACGTTCACTCGCGATCGGCGCGGACGCGCCACCGCCGTCAGCTTGGAAGGCATCGTCTTCAAACGACGGGCCGTGGGTCCTGAAGAGGGGAATGTATTTCGCATCACGCCGATGAGGCCGGTAGAAGAATTGCGACGGGAAGCTCTGGCCGCCACGCCGCCCGTCGCTCGCGGAGCGACGCGAGAACCAGAGCTCGTGGAACTCATCCGGTTCGATCCCACGCTCAAACTCGACATTCGCTATGCCACGACCAACAATTTCTTGAGCACGCCGGTTTATTCCGAAGCGCGCGCTTTTCTGCAGCGCCCGGCCGCCGAAGCGCTCGTGCGCGCGCATCGCAAACTGAAAGCCGAAGGTCTCGGTCTGCTCATTCACGATGCCTATCGGCCCTGGTACGTGACCAAGATCTTTTGGGAAGCGACGCCGCCCGACAAGAGAATTTTCGTCGCCGATCCCGCCGTGGGATCGCGCCACAATCGCGGCTGCGCCATTGATCTGACGCTGTATGATCAGAGAACCGGACGGGCCGTGCGCATGCCGAGCGTCTACGACGAGATGTCCGATCGCGCCTATCCCGATTATCCCGGAGGGACGTCGCTCGAACGGTGGCATCGCGAGCGATTGCGGGAAGCGATGGAAGCTGAAGGCTTCATCGTCTATCCCGCCGAATGGTGGCACTTCGATTACAAAGACTGGGAGGCTTACCCCATCCTCAACCTCCCCTTCGACCAGATCCCGCGCGACGATCCTCGCCGCCGGAGCCGAACCCGCAACTGA